A genomic region of Campylobacter corcagiensis contains the following coding sequences:
- the fdh3B gene encoding formate dehydrogenase FDH3 subunit beta → MARMKFYVDTSRCISCFGCQVACSSAHEVPVGINRRKVITLNEGVEGKEMSTTIACQHCTDAPCAQVCPVDCFYIREDGVVLHDKDTCIGCGYCLYACPFGAPQFPRTGAFNTKGAMDKCTMCAGGPEETFSSDELHKYGQNRIAEGKVPMCAAICATNALLVGDATEVSNMYRKRVVSKAEAGLTDALSIY, encoded by the coding sequence ATGGCAAGAATGAAATTTTATGTAGATACAAGTAGATGTATATCATGTTTTGGTTGTCAAGTAGCTTGCTCTTCAGCTCACGAAGTTCCAGTTGGTATAAATAGAAGAAAAGTTATTACACTAAACGAAGGCGTTGAGGGCAAAGAGATGTCAACTACAATTGCTTGTCAGCACTGCACTGATGCCCCTTGTGCACAGGTTTGTCCGGTTGATTGCTTCTATATTAGAGAAGATGGTGTAGTTTTACATGACAAAGACACTTGTATAGGCTGTGGATACTGCTTATATGCGTGTCCATTTGGGGCACCGCAGTTTCCTAGAACTGGTGCGTTTAATACAAAAGGCGCTATGGATAAGTGTACTATGTGTGCAGGTGGTCCTGAAGAGACATTTTCAAGCGATGAGCTTCATAAATATGGTCAAAACCGTATTGCAGAGGGCAAGGTTCCGATGTGTGCGGCGATTTGTGCGACAAATGCTCTTTTAGTAGGTGATGCAACCGAGGTATCAAATATGTATAGAAAAAGAGTTGTCTCTAAAGCAGAAGCTGGTCTTACAGACGCCCTTTCTATCTACTAA